The Pungitius pungitius chromosome 10, fPunPun2.1, whole genome shotgun sequence DNA window aggggaagaacaatcaaccctctctggggaaacacagagcacgaactcacagcgagccactggcagatctgcttcttaacctccctgtgggatgagctgacgagctgcagctgtggcgatgagcagagcggcgtcaggtgtgcgactctctggcaggtcgagccctaacactacccccccctccaagggaGCCACCCGGCGACTTGCCAGGCTTCTCGGGATGGGCTCGATAAAAGGCGGTCAGAAGCCCCGGGTCCATGATGAGCCGGCGAGATACCCAGCTACGGTGCTCCGGGccatagcccttccagtccaccaggaaCTGGTACCCTCGCCCCCGACGCCGAACGTCCAACAGTCGGCGAACCCTCCACTGAGGGTGTCCATCCACgattgtgggtggaggtgggtccGGGGCAGGAGGCATCAGAGGACTGCAGGCGACGGGCTTAATCCTTGATACGTGGAACACAGGATGGATCCGCATAGAAGCCGGTAGTTTCAGCTTCACTGCGGCAGGACTGAGCACCTTCGTGACCTCAAAGGGGCCCACGAAACGGGGGTCCAGCTTCTTGGCGGTTGACTGCAGGGGAAGATCCTTGGCGGACAGCCAAACTCTCTGCCCGGGGTGGTATGTTGGCGCTGGGTTCcggcgacggttggccccccggctACTACGTTCAGCCGCTTGGAGTAGAGCGGCTCTGGCGACTCCCCAGATGCGACGACATCTGTCCAGATGAGTCTGTACCGACGGAACTGCCACCTCAGGTTGTTGTGCCGAAAACAGCGGTGGCTGGTACCCCAGCGACACCTCGAAAGGGGAGAGACCTGTGGCAGAGCTGACAAGGGAGTTAATCGAGTACTCAACCCATGGGAGGAACCGACTCCAGGAGGACGGGTTCTTGGCAGCCACACAGCGGAGTGCCGTCTCCACACActggttcatcctctccgtCTGCCCGTTAGTCTGTGGGTGATAACCAGAAGAGAGACTGACAGAGGCGCCCAACCCCTTGAAGAATGCCCGCCATACCTGGGATATGAACTGAGGTCCTCTGTCCGAGAGCACATCCTGGGGGAGGCCATGGAGCCGGAACACATGGCTCATCAGGAGGTCCGCCGTCTCTGACGCCGAAGGGAGTTTGGGGAGGGCCACCAGGTGCACCCCCTTACTGAACCGATCTACTATTGTTAATATCACCGTCCTACCCTGGGAGGCCGGTAATCCAGACACAAAGTCCAAGGCCACGTGGGACCAGGGACGGCTAGGAACAGGGAGGGGTTGCAGCAGCCCGGCAGGTGCCTGGTGAGAGGCCTTGCTGCGGGCACAAACGGGgcaggccaacacaaagtccctcacctcgttcctcattgtgggccaccagaaacgtCGAGCTAGGAAGGTGAAGGTGCGGTGGACCCCGGGATGACAGGCAAACTGGCTGGCGTGGCCCCACTGAAGTACCCGGGGCCTGACAGATTCCGGGACGAAAAGCCTACGTGGGGGTACGCCACTCGGTGCAGGGTGGGAGCGCAGCGCCCCCCTCACGACAGTCTCGATGCCCCAGGCCACCATGCCGATCACCCGGGTCTCGGGGACGATGGGTGCCGACTCCTCGgtggccagtccccccccctgatgtagTCGGGACAGGGCATCCGCTTTGATGTTGCGGGAACCGGGACGATAGGTCAGGGAGAAATTGAACCGACTGAGGAAACCGGCCCAACGAGCCTGTCGCCCATTGAGACGCCTGGCCGCCCGGATGAATgtcaggttcttgtggtctgtccaaatggtaaatggctgctctgccccctccagccaatggcgCCACTCCCCCAGAGCAGCTACTACTGCCAGCAACTCCCGATTACCGATGTCGTAGTTCATCTCCGCGGGAAGAAAACGCCGGGAGAAGAACGCGCAGGGGTGCACCTTCTGATCTCCCACCGCCCGTTGGGAAAGGACTGCCCCCAGCCCGGTGTCCGAGGCGTCCACCTCAACAATGAACTGTCGCTTTGGGTCGGGATGGAGCAGCACTGGGGCGCTAGTGAACCTCCTCTTGAGTGACCGAAAAGCGGCGTCGGCGGCCGGGGACCAGATGAACGGCTGGGAAGAGGAGGTCAGCCTGGTGAGGGGTTCTGCCACGACGCTGTAGTTCCGTATGAACCTTCTGTAGAAGTTAGCAAATCCCAGAAAGCTCTGCAACTTCTTTCGCGACGTAGGGCTCGGCCAGTCTACCACCGCCTGGATCTTGCGGGGGTCGGCCCGCGTCTGCCCTCTCTCCACAATGAAACCCAAGTAGTCGACAGAGGCGGAGTGGAAACGGCACTTCTCCGCCTtgacaaagagtctgttctggAGGAGACGCTTGAGCACCCGACGAACGTGCTGGACATGCTCCTCGAGAGTCCTGGAGAACACCAGGACGTCATCGAGGTACACAACCACGAACTCATCCAGCATGTCGCGGAGCACGTCGTTCATGAGCGCCTGAAAAACCCCCGGGGCGTTGGTAAGGCCGAATGGCATTACGCGGTATTCGTAATGACCTCGGGGTGTCTTGAAggcggtcttccactcgtccccctctctgatccGGACCAGGTGGTAGGCGCTCCGGAGATCCAGCTTGGAAAAGATGGCAGCCTGGGTCAGGGGCTCGAGGGTGGAGctcatgagggggagggggtaccgGTTCTTGACcgtaatgtcatttagttggcgatagtcaatgcagggtcggagacccccatccttcttcttcacaaagaagaacccCGCTGCCACCGGGGAGGATGAAGGCCGAATGAGCCCTGCTGCCACTGACTCCGAGATGTAATCATCCATGGCGGCCTTTTCAGGAATGGACAGGCTGTACAACCGACTGCTGGGAAGGGGGGCCCCTGGGCGGAGGTCGATTGCACAGTCGTATGGCCTATGTGGAGGTAGAGACTGAGCCCGAGACTTGCTaaaaacctctcccagatcatgATATTCCCGAGGGACAGCGGAAAGGTCCGGGGAAGGGGCACGGGGAGTCGGGCGGGGTGACGGACTTGGAGCTGCCTGGAGGCACTGGGCGTGACAGGAGGCGCTCCACTCCAGAATAGTCCCAGAGGACCAGGCAATGTGTGGCTCGTGCTGCACGAACCAGGGGTACCCGAGAATCACTGGGGCCAACGGGGACTGGATGAGGTAGAATTGGCGGGTCTCTACATGGTTACCCGCCACAGTGAGGGAGACTGGGTGGGAGCATTGGGTGATGCGGGCTAGATGACGGTCGTCCAGTGCAAAGGCCTCCAAAGGCTTCTCCAGTGTCCTCACTGGAATGTTAGCCTGGACAGCGAAACCCAAATCCAGGAAACAGTCATCCGCCCCTGAATCGAGGAGGGCCCCTACCGTAATCCGTTGATCTGCCCAAGCCAGGGTGACGCTAACCCGCCGGTTAGGTGATGCAGGACTACGGGAACACGAAAGGCGGCTCACTAGGATCTCCCGGGGTCCTGGTGAGCCTAATCTTTTGGCCGTGTGGGACAGCCGCTGATGCGATGCCCCTTCTGGCCACAGTAGAGACACAGCCCTCCCTTGAATCGGGCCTCCCGTTCGGCTGGGCTGATGCGCGTgcgtcccagctgcatgggctcctcctCGGTCGCTGTCTGTGACGTGGAAGGCCGGACGGGACTGGGGGAAGTCGAATGGGCGACCGGGTTCCTCTCCCGTGTGCTGAAGATGTGGGGGATAGGGAGGGGTCCCCGGGGAACTCGCTCCCGCCTTCTCTCATTAAGGCGTCCATCGATGCGGATGGCGAGACTGACGAGGTCGTCGAGGGAGGCGGGCTCCTCCCGTGTAGCTAGCTGGTCCTTCACTGCCTCGCAGAGTCCCCTTCGGAAGGCAACCCGAAGGGCTGGGTCGTTCCACCCGCTTTCTGCAGCGGCCAGTCTAAAATCCACTGAGTAGTCCGCCACCGAGCCGCTGCCTTGTTGGATGCTGGCCAACCGGGCGCCGGGGTCCTTACCCCTTACTGGATGGTGGAACATCTTGCGGAGCTCGGCCACGAACTCCCTGTAGGAGTGACGGAAACTGGCACCCATGGACCAGGAAGCGGCAGCCCACTGGGCGGCCCGGCCGGTAAGCAGGTTCGTCACATATGCGACTCGGGCAGCGTCGGAGGTGTAGCGGCTGGGTTGGTGAGTAAACACCAACTCACACTGCATTATGAAGGTGGCACAAGTCTCGAAGTCACCCCCGAACGGGTGTGGGCTGGAAAGGCAGGGTTCCCAGGGTAACGAGGCAGGTTCCGCAGGGCTACTTGGGAGGGGATCCCCCGGGGGCGGGATCACTGCCCTCACCGGCGGAGGCTGGTTCGGCGGCTGGGTGGTGAGAGCCGCCGTCAATGCCCGTAGCTGTATTAGAATCTCGGCTTGCTGGGCCGCCGACGCCACCTGATGCTGAGTCAGGCTCTCCACCGAAGCTTGAAGGGGCTGGACCTGGGCCTGGAGGTTCTGCACGGCAATGGCGGCCGCCTCCAGCTGGTGAGTATGATTGtccgtcagctgaagctgtctcTCCAGGGCAGCCTCTAAACTGCCACGGTCTGTGTCGGCTGGGGTCATCATGGTGAGTTCGtactgttatggattgtctctgaccccaagtgcacgacaccagacacagcttaggtttagccggaaaacggcgtagtttatttcacaaattaaccaaatacgagaaacaaatcaaaaaacgagaactgcctccttaattggcaggggggagaaaaaacaaaaaaaaggcaactccaaaaaacctctctagtccgtgggcgctcttagtccaatcaaaaaatgaaaactcacacgatactcacagggaaaacaaaaactctgcgtagggaattccggaagggtttccaagaggagcacaggggaagaacaatcaaccctctctggggaaacacagagcacgaactcacagcgagccactggcagatctgcttcttaacctccctgtgggatgagctgacgagctgcagctgtggcgatgagcagagcggcgtcaggtgtgcgactctctggcaggtcgagccctaacaagaacaaaacaataatatggGAAAACgcatatcagaaacacaactacaacaacaccaagattcctggctgctttcatttcagactttttaacggttactttcattgtcacaactgcaatgtgagaccgcatggcacgagcctgatacacagccaccccaaatattctaatatatagaatgataataacagtaataggaaaaaggaatgaaacaatTAGATCAAAAAAATTAGCGATGTAGTCAATGTCAAGAACACACTCTCCTATGCAGGAGTTATACCTGCCTGGATGTTGCAGGTTATTCTTCATCACCAAACAGTTAtataaagcagcaaacatccaacacagacaaacacagacttgaactctttttggtttgactttggtgaagtaatgcagtggataacaaatagccacatatcgatccactgatatgagcaccatggtTCCTACTGAGGACGAGAGAATAATGGATGCTAGAATcaaccaaagagaacacatgagatcaccGAGAAACCAGCAGCCACCTATCATCAATATTTGAAAGATCATGAAGAGGCCCACGAAGAAATCTGAGacggccagagagaggaggatgaggttgGTGGAGGTCTGGAGCTGCCTGCagggaaatcattttttatatttgatatCAATATTTAGTCATTAATTGGTCAGATACAAATACATAGAAAATTCCCAAAGATGTGATTAAGCAACACTTGATTCATTTCACAAATGAAGGAGATATGTCACTacttgaagtgggagatggagatgatgaccagcaggttgagagctacagtgagcagagtgatggaggacaacaaaatgtaaatcaacattGCTTCTAAGTGAGGACGAGTAagctttctgcaggaggtgttgatgagttgtggaaagcaaagttcagttcccaccaaggtttccatcactgagaggagaagctgcagaacagcttcagctgactggccaaagcttcttgtcttacaactgatttgtctctttactttgggtccacccctcctacctcatcacctctgctgttgtttctTTCTCCATGGAGATTGAAGAACAATCGTTTCTGGCATGTTTAAGTGTATTTGCAGggattttttattcattccacAAAGCTGATGATTGACAGCCTGCAACTGAGAGCCCTATTGGAAAGAAGGTGTCACCAGCCATTGGATAGTGTCGTAAAATACAGCTGCACcaggttattgtaggtctgCCAATTCAATAAATCAATGAATTGAGGGAAAGGGGAAATATTAGTTGATTTGCACTATAAATGAAATTTTTCACAATCTGTTGGGGCTAATTTGAAATTCCGACCCATGCAGCGTGTCTCTAAAGCAGGTTGGTCCGATAGGAACCAGGCTTTAGTATCTGAAGTGTTACCATGACCTTAATTGACtttctgaaccaggggtagagaatggcatagatcagagggttgagacaggagttaaaataaaacaaccataTTACAATGGTTATAGATTTCATCATGTGTGGCACGAACTTCAACTTAAACGAAAGTAAACAGCAGCCATGCCAGCCGAGGGCGACAGAGCCTTGATGGTTAGGTGCAGACCCTTGGAAGCAGGATCCTCATCAGGCTCAACGTTTAGCACCTAAGCTGATGATTGACAGCCTGCAACTGAGAGCCCTATTGGAAAGAAGGTGTCACCAGCCTTGATGTCGCGTGCTCTCTGTCTGCTAGTGGGTGAAACTGCCATACGCAGTGAGTGGACGATtgtaaacatgaaaaaaatagcttGGGAAAGAAGAACGAGTGCACATAATTAAGAGAGAATTACTTGTACCTCCAGCTGGTACCAAATGGATCGGCCTAGTGGTTTGGGACCCCTGCATGTTGgtcttttatattttcttaattATGAGAGGCAGATCATTAAGGTAGAGTAGTCCAAAGGGCATGAGGACTTCTTTATGGAAACCCAAATCTTCAGTCTGGAGGAATATGGCCCAGGCCGTCTCCCGTTGTTTTAACAGGCTAATAAGATAGAAAGCAAGTGGACTTTGATGTAGTAAAGGGCTTTGTCCAATCAGTTCATGTTGTCATCACTACAGATATCATCATCAactaaaactttttttcccGAGCACCGCTTGAAGAAAAATATACAAAGGACTGGGCCACTCACTAGATGTGAGGTAAACTGTCTCACTTCTAATGCACTAAAATtggaaaaatcaatcaaatacagctacatttaataaatgtttgaagaaaaaaaagcctccttTATAgctctccattagattttattaatttttttatatAAAGGTTGACTGGTAATTCTCTCAGTCTTGGTCTTAGGGTGCTGATCCCCCTTCATAGTatgaagagagagacaagaagagAAATAGGGGATGTGGATATTTATACACAAATAAATGGTTTGTTAGAAAAAGACCGTCTCAAACACCCAAAACAAATCAGCACACACTCTATTGTTATGTGACTGAATCttttcacagcacacacaaGAAGTCTGTCAATGCAGGAATCAACAAAGATGTCATGGCTTCTTCAAAATTTTGACTTTAAggacatgtgaaaaatgtttcaGATCATCGATTTGTGCTTGCACATTTAACAGTGAATCAATTCATAGTGAAGCAAAGAAGCTGAAGGGTAACAAGGGGAAATGGATAGTGTTGTACAACCCAGCTGCACCAGGTTATTGTGGGTCTGCCAAGCGACCTGAGAAAAAAATGCTCTTTTTCCAACTTTGGCGCAATAAATTGAGGtgaaaaaggaaatattaatTGGTTTGCACTATACATAAAATTCTGCACCTTCTCTTCAGGTTTAAATGTTTGACCCATGCAGCATTTCTCTAAAGCATGTTGGTCCAACAGGAACCAGGGTTCAGTATCTGAAGTGTAACAATGaccttaattgattttctgaaccaggggtagagaatggcatagatcagagggttgagaCAGGAGTTAAAATTAAACAACCATATTACAATTTTTACAGATGAAGCTGTGTAAAAGTTATTTTGGGATGTAAGAGCCAAACAATAATATGGGCAAATgcatatcagaaacacaactacaacaacaccaagattcctggctgctttcatttcagactttttaacaGTTACTTTCATTGTCACAACTGTAATGTGAGACcgcatggcacgagcctgataCACAGCCACCCCAAATATTCTACTATATAGAATGACAATAAGAGTAATGGGAAAAAGGAATGTAACAATCAGATCAAAAAGAATAACGATGTAGTTCATTTCAACAACACACTCTCCTATGCAGGAGTTATACCTGCCTGGATGTTGCAGATTATTCTTCATcagcaaactgtaaaataaagcagcaaacatccaacacagacaacaACAGACTATAACtgtttttggtttgactttggtgaagtaatgcagaggataacaaatagccacatatcgatccactgatatgagcaccatggtTCCTACTGAGGAAGAGATAATATTGGATGATATATATaaccaaagagaacacatgagatcacTGAATAACCAGCAGCCGTCTATTAACATTATTTGAAAGATCATTAAGAGGCCCACGAAGAAATCTGAGacggccagagagaggaggaggaggttggtgggggtCTGGAGCTGCCTGGAGGGAAACAAACATTGATTTTCATATGAACATTTATCAATTAGTCAGATAGGATTTGTCAGATAAAAATCcacaatgcaaaaaataaactagAATAATTCACAAATTTGTGATTAATCAACATTTGTTTCAATCAgttttacaaatataaaaaaatatgtcactacttgaagtgggagatggagatgatgaccagcaggttgagagctacagtgagcagagagatggaggacaacaaaatgtaaaccaaCATTCCTTCTAAGTGAGGACGAGTTggctttctgcaggaggtgttgatgagttgtggaaagcaaagttcagttcccaccaaggtttccatcactgagaggagaagctgcagaacagcttcagctgactggcCAAAGCTTCTCGTCTTACAACtgatttgtctctttactttggGTCCACCCCTCCTACTTCATCCCTTCTGCTGTTGTTTATTTCTCTACTGAGATGGAAGAACATTAGTTTCTGGGCATGTTTAAGTGTTATTGCAGGgattttttattacttttactttctctgtaatcatttttcttttcagggtaatcgctacgactagtcgtagaggaacctattgtatttcaaggaattattattattattattatttttctcacaaaccgcggccCTTTTTGCGgcctttatcatgttcaaaaaattgttaaatttggcatggatatctagactgttaaaaatattgataatttttgggtctcatgTTTGGGTTTAAAGATATGTCTCTATAGCGGCCTCTAGAAAttcacactaggccagtttccgccccccgTGTCCGAttaacttgaaagttggcacacaggtcctcttcggcatgctctacaaaaaagtaaatcatggtatgcaaatgcgcctaactagatttttaAACCTGAtgttaaaatgaccaaatgtggtcacatctgaccatagcaccttcttccacatgtttgcaatgtctcccacatgactggtgttaaactccaaactgtatttcGTATTAGCGTATTAGTTGTCACCTgtgtgaccatgtgtgtgtattgacatATTTTTTCGGGTTTGATGCTCTTATTGTTAAGCTCAGTAGGTTGCTGGGGAACGGCAGCAGTGGAGGGAATGCTGATGACGCAATCAGGAAGTCCCCCCAATAGGCCAGATCGTCCCATGTCAGAGACCTTTTGGTTCAGCCTttgcggttgttggaggaccaaGCCTAGGTCTACAAGTACCTACAAGCACATTTTGCACTGTCGGAGCTTAACTTTCTGAAGTTTAGCCTACTAAGTTAGCTTCATTCTTTACATTGTTAAAGTTTAGCTGTGTAATTTTAAAAGATGGAATGGCTTGATGAAAAATTGTTTGTTCTGGTGACTGACTCCTGCTTGGCCACTGATCAGCCTTCACCAAGGGTAAGCTTGGGATATGAcctgttgggttctgaaggccgaaggggagaccagcttccctttgttctgGTCCTggcaggatacggtgaatcaaaagtcaactagctcgggttttaaaaatcaaaaagtatttaataactaaacaaagagtaaggcctacaattataaagtgaaaaacaatgtgaatagtgatatatttcgcgaaatagagatttccccggccaagtcaaaagtgactcctcaggctgcaggaagaatctgcctgttcttctcccggtttgatgatttgaagctcccggggggggggggggggtggtcttctgggtgtatttgaatgtcattggctccttcaatgta harbors:
- the LOC119228867 gene encoding trace amine-associated receptor 13c-like, with translation MLVYILLSSISLLTVALNLLVIISISHFKQLQTPTNLLLLSLAVSDFFVGLLMIFQIMLIDGCWLFSDLMCSLWLYISSNIISSSVGTMVLISVDRYVAICYPLHYFTKVKPKTVIVCCCLCWMFAALFYSLLMKNNLQHPGRYNSCIGECVVEMNYIVILFDLIVTFLFPITLIVILYSRIFGVAVYQARAMRSHITVVTMKVTVKKSEMKAARNLGVVVVVFLICICPYYCLALTSQNNFYTASSVKIVIWLFNFNSCLNPLIYAILYPWFRKSIKVIVTLQILNPGSCWTNML